A DNA window from Ranitomeya imitator isolate aRanImi1 chromosome 2, aRanImi1.pri, whole genome shotgun sequence contains the following coding sequences:
- the LOC138666572 gene encoding zinc finger protein 300-like: protein MRHQRNHTGEKPYSCSECGKCFTNKSHLVKHQRSHTGEKPYSCSGCGKSFAQKSHILRHQRCHTGKKPYSCSQCGKGFANKSHLVKHQKFHTGERPFSCSDCERCFTEKSTLIRHQRTHTGEKPYSCSECGKYFNLKSSLKIHTGQKPFSCSECGKCLVDKQRLLKHQRIHTGEKPCLCVQCGKCWADKSSLVSHQKIHTGEKPYSCSECGICFLRKSHLVRHQRIHTGEKPYSCSECGKCFTQISHLFRHQKIHIGRSLYHT from the exons ATGAG acatcagagaaatcacacaggggagaagccatattcatgttcagaatgtgggaaatgttttacaaataaatcGCATCTTGtaaaacatcagagaagtcacacaggggagaaaccatattcatgttcaggaTGTGGGAAATCTTTTGCACAAAAATCACATATTCTTAGACATCAGAGATGTCACACAGGgaagaaaccatattcatgttcacaatgtgggaaaggttttgcaaataaatcacatcttgttaaacACCAGAAATTTCACACAGGGGAAaggcctttttcatgctcagactGTGAGAGATGTTTTACAGAAAAATCAACTCTTAttagacatcaaagaactcacacaggggagaaaccatattcatgttcagaatgtgggaaatattttaacctaaAATCGTCTCTT AAAATTCATACTGGGCAaaagcccttttcatgttcagaatgtggaaaatgtttggtAGACAAACAAAGGCTCTTgaaacaccagagaattcacacaggggagaagccatgttTGTGTGTTCAATGTGGAAAATGTTGGGCAGATAAATCAAGTCTGGTTTCACATCAGAAaatacacacaggggagaagccatattcatgttcagaatgtgggatttGTTTTCTAcgtaaatcacatcttgttagacatcagagaattcacacaggggaaaagccgtattcatgttcagaatgtggcaaatgttttacccAAATATCGCACCTTTTTAGACATCAAAAAATCCACATAGGAAGAAGCCTTTATCATACCTAG